CTGATCCGCTGCGGCGACGGGCGTGGCAGCGCGGCCGGCCCCTGCCACGCCATAATCGTAATCGACGCCGCCGACGAACTTGGCAGCCGCTTCCACTTGGTAGCGGTGAAGCAGCCAGACCGGTACGAAGCTGCGCCGCAACCCGGCCAATGGCGCGCCGGCAGGGAGCGCATCGGGGCCGAACCGAGCGAGGGCGACCTGACGAACGGCGAGCATGCGCTCGAGCTCGGCCACCGGATCCGCACCGTCGTCCCAGAGGCTGCCCCATGGCTGGGCGGAGCCGGGTGCGCGCGCATCGGCGTCGCTGACGAAACGCGCGCCCGACGCGATCATCGCATCCGCTTTGCGGCGGGCTGCTCCATCCGCGTCGGTGCCCAGCGGCGGTGCGCCATAGGCCCAGTCGACGGCGAAGCGATCCCAGTCCCCGAGCCCGACACCGTAGGCATCGGAGAGATCGGGGCGGCCATCGACCAGGCCGATGCGCGGTGCGGGATAATCCATCACCGACGCGCGTGCCTGGGTGCTGGCGGCGAAGTTATGGACGAGGCCCAGCGCGTGGCCGACTTCATGGGCGGCGAGTTGGCGCAGCCGGGCGAGCGCGGCGCGGACCGCCGGGCTGTTCGGATCCGAAGACGCGCCGAGCAAAGCATCGAATATCAGCATGTCCTGGCGCACCCGCAGCGAGCCGAGCAGAACGGAGCCCTTGACGATCTCGCCGGTGCGGGGATCGGCGATGACCTGGCCGTAGGACCAGCCGCGGGTCTCGCGATTGACCCAATTGACGACGTTGTAGCGCACATCCATCGGATCGATCCCGTCGGGAAGGATCTCTGCCCGAAAGCCGTCGATGAACCCGGCCCGATCGAAGGCCTCGCTCCACCAGCGAACCCCGTCCAGCAACGCCGATCGGATCGGCTCCGGCGCTGCATTGTCGACGTAGAAGACGATCGGCTTCTTGACCGGCGAACGGGCCGCGCTCGGATCGACCTTCTCCAGCCGGAAGCGGTTGACGAGATCGTAGACGATGCGATCGCCGAGCGGCGCCGAAAAGTCGATTGCCTGAGAGCCGAAGCCGCCCACCCGAGGGTCGAGCCGCCGCGGCGCATAGCCTGGCCCTGGCAGTCGTACAAACGAATGGTGAACGACGAAGCCGATCTGGCGCGGGTCGGGGGCGGTGATCCCGGAGGACGGGCTCGCCTCCTCGGAGCGGAAGGTCTGCAACGCGTCGACCTCGACATTGTCTGCGAAGGCCTTGATCGACGCCGGATCGGCGAGGCTCGCTTTCTCCACCTGCCGATAGCCCTTGGCGCCAGAGGCTTGCAGCGAGGGCGCGATCCCGGCGACGTCGCCCGCGAGATAGGGCGCAATGTCGAAGGTGAAGCTGCCGTCGGGCTTCGTGGCGACGACATCTCCGACCCAAGCCGTCGAGCCGGCGAAGCTGTCGCGCACCGCGGCGCGCTCGCTTGCGCTTCCCCGCGAGGCGCGGAAGCGGGCATTTTCATATTGGATCGCCACCTTGTCACCGATGCGGCGGACCGTCATCAGACGGGTGGGCCCGAAACTTGCCCGGTCCAAGCCGAGCCGCGACGAGCCGACGCCGGTGCGCAGCGTGGTCGCATGGAGCAGCCGAAGCGCGATCCCGTCATCGCCGGGCTTTGGTACGGTGGCAAGGATCTTGCCGTCGGCCGCAGCGGTGAGCGGCAGAATCGTGTTGCCGGGGCGATCCACCGGGCTCTGCGCGGAAGCACCGACTGATAGCGCCGCAATGGCGATGATTGCTGTCGTCACTCGCAGGCGCCGCACCGAACGACCAGATCTCCGCTGCCCCAAATGCATTCGCCCATCTCCCTGCTGTCCGCCCACCCGTGCCATGCGCGGTGAGGGTGGTCTAGCGTCCGGTGCGAAGTTCACTCGTGATGCGGATCACGCCGGTCGCCTTTTCCGCAGCCGGGCGTATAGCGCGAACATGGCTCAACGGGATCTCAGCCTCATCATCGTCGGCGTCGCCTACCCGAACCGGGACGGCGGCAACCGCCAGTTCGAGGTGGCGATGTGCACGCCCGGCGAGCCGGTGACGCTGGTGCCGGAGCCTACCAACAAGGCCGATCCGGCAGCAGTTGCCGTCTATAGCTGTCGTGGGGTCCAGATCGGCTACCTCAGCGCAGAGCGCTGCGTCTGGATCGGGGGCAAGTTGCGCCAGGGCCAGGAGATGAAGGCGATCTTCCAGGAAGGATCGAGCAGAAGGGCGGTCATCCGGCTGAACCTGGATGGGCACGATCCAGCGCTGCCGCTGGTAAGGTCCGGCGCGGCAATGCCGGCTGCGGATGTCTCGACGATGGCGTCCGATCCGGACAGCGGCTTCTGAGCCGACGAAATCCCGCCCGACGATTGACGACCACGAGAACCGAGCCCCGCGGGGCGGGAGGGGCTGTCAGCTCATCGCACGAGCCCGGCCTGACGGCAGCGCCGATCGATTTCTCGAACGCGAGGATCGGCGGCGCCGAGGCGCGCGCGCGTCTTGGGAAGGTCGGCGCAGACCGCCGCCGCCTTCGGGCTGACCTTCTGTTTGCGAGTCTTGGCTCGGGCGTCGATCGCGGAATGCATCACCGTTGGGAGGCTATAGGCCGACGGATCGACATTTCCGGTATAATCCTGTGCGCCGGCGGCACTGGTCATCAGCGCTGCGGCGGAGCTAAGCATCAGCGAGTTTCTCATCGTCAGACCTCCATCCCCACCGATCGCCAGGGCGCCGTCACGCCAACTCTGGTCTCGAGCCTCATTTGAGCCTCAATGCCGACGCTGGCCGTAGGATCCGACCGACCCGCATCGAAGCTGATCGTACAGGCTTGGTGCTCCAGCTCAAAAGGGCAGGCGAAAGACATCGGCGAGGAGCGCCTTGCCGGTGACCCGCGCCGCGGCGGGGCTGTCGCAGATGACCAGGATCTGGCGCGCGCCGTCTCCGTCATCATCCCATAAGGCGAGCCCCTCCGGATGATCCGCTCCGCGGCCGAACGGAAGCTCGCAGATCCGCTCAGGGCGATGGAGGCGAACCCGGTCCGGATCGTGAGGCGGATCGTTGACCCAGTTACGCCACCGGTAGAGCGCGCACGGACCGCTGAGGCCGGTGGTTGGGCCCGCGAGGATCAGCAGATCGTCGCCGCAGCGTTTCAGATCGCGGATCCCAAGACCTTCGAGCGCAAGCAGCCGCCGGACCGGGGCGTCGGCCAATTGCAGCATTCCCGACTTTCGGCCGCGGATCGTGAATTCGATCAGCACCGCATGAGTCGCAATCACCGGCCCACGCATGCCGAGCACGACTCGATCTCCGCAGACCGCAATCCCTTCGACATCGATGCCGCCCTCCTTGGCGGGGATGCGCGTGAACGGCCTCAGCAAAGGATCGCGACGGAACGCCTTGGCGACGGCATTGCCATGTCTGCCCTGCTTGAGGATGCCGGCACGCCGGGTGCCGTCGCGGGCCACCGGGGTCCATCGCCCGTCCTGCTCGATGAGGGGGATGCGCCCGAGCAAGGCACGCGGCCGCGTATCCTTGAGATCGGCAAGCGCTGCCAGATCGATGCACGAATCGGGTGCCTTCTCGGGCTTCGGCCGGGTGCGGGCATGGCTTCCGACCACCCACAGCCAGCCATGGTCGGCGGCGAGACCTTCGATGTCGGCCTCTTCATCCGGAAAGGCGACGGGCAGCAGCCGCTCGATGGAGAAGCGTTGATGCGCGCTCCAGTCCTGCTGCGATCGCGTCAGCCGTTCGATTTGCGCCTGCTCGTCGGCGGCCACGAACAAGGTGTCGTCGAGCCGCGTTCCGGC
The nucleotide sequence above comes from Sphingosinicella sp. BN140058. Encoded proteins:
- a CDS encoding zinc-dependent metalloprotease, whose translation is MTTAIIAIAALSVGASAQSPVDRPGNTILPLTAAADGKILATVPKPGDDGIALRLLHATTLRTGVGSSRLGLDRASFGPTRLMTVRRIGDKVAIQYENARFRASRGSASERAAVRDSFAGSTAWVGDVVATKPDGSFTFDIAPYLAGDVAGIAPSLQASGAKGYRQVEKASLADPASIKAFADNVEVDALQTFRSEEASPSSGITAPDPRQIGFVVHHSFVRLPGPGYAPRRLDPRVGGFGSQAIDFSAPLGDRIVYDLVNRFRLEKVDPSAARSPVKKPIVFYVDNAAPEPIRSALLDGVRWWSEAFDRAGFIDGFRAEILPDGIDPMDVRYNVVNWVNRETRGWSYGQVIADPRTGEIVKGSVLLGSLRVRQDMLIFDALLGASSDPNSPAVRAALARLRQLAAHEVGHALGLVHNFAASTQARASVMDYPAPRIGLVDGRPDLSDAYGVGLGDWDRFAVDWAYGAPPLGTDADGAARRKADAMIASGARFVSDADARAPGSAQPWGSLWDDGADPVAELERMLAVRQVALARFGPDALPAGAPLAGLRRSFVPVWLLHRYQVEAAAKFVGGVDYDYGVAGAGRAATPVAAADQDRAIGALLTALQPQALAVPPRLVPSLSAADEGNEDPQFGIEIMPTAGGPVFDPLAAADVGATMVLGPLLDRTRLSRLLLQHAADAAQPGVGELLDRLSAATVADVSDPLRRRIAYRSLMAIAGVALSDRTDPEVAAIAAERLSRTADGLGKSRGDGAESAWRRETAALLRDRERLVAELQRQAKPPEVPPGMPIGGADAGGWLDS
- a CDS encoding HIRAN domain-containing protein encodes the protein MAQRDLSLIIVGVAYPNRDGGNRQFEVAMCTPGEPVTLVPEPTNKADPAAVAVYSCRGVQIGYLSAERCVWIGGKLRQGQEMKAIFQEGSSRRAVIRLNLDGHDPALPLVRSGAAMPAADVSTMASDPDSGF
- a CDS encoding DUF3616 domain-containing protein, which gives rise to MSLWPEPHQPAAQVTLRFGDVADEVIENLSAGTRLDDTLFVAADEQAQIERLTRSQQDWSAHQRFSIERLLPVAFPDEEADIEGLAADHGWLWVVGSHARTRPKPEKAPDSCIDLAALADLKDTRPRALLGRIPLIEQDGRWTPVARDGTRRAGILKQGRHGNAVAKAFRRDPLLRPFTRIPAKEGGIDVEGIAVCGDRVVLGMRGPVIATHAVLIEFTIRGRKSGMLQLADAPVRRLLALEGLGIRDLKRCGDDLLILAGPTTGLSGPCALYRWRNWVNDPPHDPDRVRLHRPERICELPFGRGADHPEGLALWDDDGDGARQILVICDSPAAARVTGKALLADVFRLPF